The genomic stretch ACCCTTGCTCTGATTTCACTATTAGCGAGTTTTAATAACACAATGGTTTCCGAGCCTAGCGCTTCGACTAGTTCGACAGTGCCTTCTAAATGGGCATTTTCAGCAGTTGTGGGTTGTAAATCTTCGGGACGGAAGCCGAGGGTAAAAGCACGATCGCGCCCAATTTGATTAATTGATAATTCATTAATGAAAATAGGCTGATGCAAACTCTCACCATGTAGGCTGCCATTACTATCGACCTGTACTGGCAGAAAATTCATCGGTGGTGAACCCATAAAGCCAGCCACAAAAACATTGGCAGGTTGGCGATAGATATTTAAAGGCGTATCCACTTGCTGAATGTCACCTTTGTTTAACACCACAATACGATCGCCCATCGTCATTGCTTCCACTTGGTCATGGGTCACATAGATCGTTGTTACTTGTAATTGCTTTTGTAACTGCACAATTTGCGATCGCGTATCACTGCGTAACTGAGCATCGAGATTTGATAGCGGCTCATCCATCAAAAAGACCTGAGGATTGCGGGCGATCGCTCGCCCGAGGGCAACCCGTTGTTTTTGTCCGCCCGATAGTTCCTTGGGTTTGCGGCTTAGTAAATGGGAAATTTGTAGAGATTCCGCAACCTGTTGTACTCTCTGATCGATTTCGGATTTTTGTTTTTTGCTGCTGGGCGATAGCCAAGCGAGGGGGTACAAATTGCGCGATCGCTGCCGTCTTAAACCAAAGGCAATATTGTTATAGACGGTCATGTGGGGATAAAGCGCATAGCTTTGAAATACCATCGCAATATCGCGGACTTTGGGTGGTAGGTGATTAATTTGGCGATCGCCCAGATATATGGAGCCGTCGGTTACTTCCTCTAAGCCAGCTATTAACCGCAATAATGTACTTTTGCCGCATCCTGAGGGACCTACCAAGACCAGAAATTCGCGATCGGCTACTTCTAGATCAATTTCTCGAAGAACGGTGTTTTCTGCAAATTTTTTGGTAACACCACATAGACGAACGGGAGCCATTTTGAATTTCCTTAAATTTTATTTTTGTTGGGGGGAGGGAACCACAGAGGCACTAAGACACTAAGGTTTAGAGGGCGATGCGTTTGATGCCGTCTTTGATGAGGGGGACATTGAAGTTGATTAGGAGTCCGAGGCGGTGTTTGGTGAGTTTGAGGTAGGTCATGAGTTGGGCAGTATGTACTGGCAAGACATATTCTACGGCTTTGAGTTCGACGATGACGCAGTTATTCACTAAGAGATCTAGACGAAATCCAGCTTCAAGCCTTATGCCGTCATAAATTACAGGAATCGGTACTTGTCGCTCCACCCTTATCCCCCTTTTCCTTAGCTCATGTTCCAAACAAATTTCATAAACACTTTCCAACAACCCAGCTCCTAACGTAGAATGCACCCGAAAAGCTGAATCCACAATCTCCTTAGCTACCTGATTCACCCCCTCCGAAATCGCCTCTCTCATAATCCCTTTGTGTCTCCGTGCCTTTGTGGTTTATATTCCTAAAATACCAAAATAATTTTAAAATTACCCATGTCCGATCCCAAAGTCAGCGAAGCCGTTGCCAAACTCTACAACACCTACCCCTTCCCACCAGAACCCCTCCTAGATGAGCCACCTCCCGGATATAACTGGCGCTGGAACTGGCAAGCTGCCTATAACTTCTGTACTGGACAAAAACCTACTAAAAATGATATTCGCGTTCTCGATGCGGGCTGTGGCTCAGGCGTAAGCACCGAATATCTTGTCCATCTCAATCCCGAAGCCCATGTTGTCGGTATTGATCTCAGTGAAGGAACCCTCGCTGTTGCCAAAGAACGCTGTAAAAGGTCAGGCGCAACCAGAGCAGAATTCCATCACCTCAGTCTATTTGATGCAGACCAATTGGAAGGAGAATTCGATCTAATCAATTCCGTAGGTGTTCTCCACCATACCGCCGATCCCATCCGTGGCATACAAGCATTAGCAAATAAGCTTGCCCCCGGAGGATTGCTGCATATTTTTGTGTATGGCGAACTAGGTCGTTGGGAAATTCGCTTGATGCAGGAAGCGATCACTTTATTGCAAGGTGATAAGCGTGGCGATTATGTCGATGGCGTGAAAATCGGTAGAGAAATATTTGCAAACCTACCTGAAACTAATGCACTCCGTCGTCGTGAAACTGAACGATGGGCAGCAGAAAATCAGCAGGATGCCTGTTTTGCGGATATGTATGTGCATCCCCAAGAGCTTAATTACAATGTGAATACGCTCTTTGAATTAATTGATGCTTCAGGTTTAGAATTTCTCGGCTTCTCCAATCCACAAGTATGGGATTTAAATCGCTTGATCGGCAAAGCCCCTGACTTAATTGAGCGATCGCAACATCTCACCGAGCGCCAACGCTATCGCCTCATCGAAGTTCTCGATCCGCACACAATTTCCCATTATGAGTTCTTCTTAGCCCGTCCACCACTTGAGAAGAAGACTTGGCAAGTTGATGCGGAATTACTCAGGGCCATTCCTGAACCAAGCCCCTGTATTTATGGCTGGCGCGATAGTTTACATTTCTTTGATTACAACTATCAGCTTGTTAAAATCAGCGATTCTGCTTGGAAGTTCCTGTTAGCAACTGATGACAATCAAAATAAAGGTCAAACTGTCGCACAGATACTAGAGTCCGTTGAGGCTACTTTAGAAGATGTACGATCGCTCCAGCAGCAACAAATTATCTTATTAACACCTCAGTAGATTGCAGCGCTTTGCGCTAAATTAAACTCCAAAGAAATTTTTGAAAGTGTGGCTCCGACACATTTTCAAAAATTTCTTTGTACTACTTAAAGCCTCAAGGCTGTATATGAAGATATTACTCATAGAAGAAGATGAAATCTTAATCGCTAATTTAACTAAACATCTCACCGCACATCATTACATCGTTGATGTAGTCAAAGATAGTGAAACAGCTTGGAGCTATGGTTCAACCTTTGAATATGACCTGTTTATCTTCGATATTACATCACAAAGTTTAAATGGAATTAATCTCTGCCATCGCTTTCGAGTAGAAGGCTATATGATGCCCATTCTGCTCATCACCGAAAATAGTAGTAAAGTCAAGATAAATGGACTAGATGCAGGCGCAGATGATTGTGTAGTCAAACCCTTTGATATGTCAGAATTAATTGCAAGAGTTCGCGCTTTATTGAGAAGGAGCAATGCCAGTTCGTTCCCTTTGTTAGTTTGGGGAGATTTACTACTCAATCCTAGTACCTGCGAAGTTTCCTATAATAGTCAGCCGCTAACACTAACCAATAAAGAATATGAATTATTAGAACTTTTGCTACGCGATAGCCAACACTTACTCAGTGCTGACGAAATTCTCGATCGCCTTTGGTCTTCCGATGATTTTCCTTCTGAGGCAACCGTGCGATCACATATTCGTCGCTTGCGTCACAAGTTAGTCCAAGCAGGCGCTCCCTCAGATTTTGTTGCTACCGTGCATGGGCGAGGCTATTACCTCAAAGCACCAGATAAGAGTCCAGATTTAGAATCAGCAAAAACATCACAGATTTCTAATTTACCTGACTTATCTGGCGTAGATTTCCCGTTAACCCCAATCGTCGCTAACTCATCGCTCTCATTCACCATCAAGCAACCTCAAGCCGCAATTAAATTAATGGTTGTTGATGATGATATTGACTATTTGCGATCGCTACCAGAGCTACTTGCACCTTGGGAATTTAAAGTTACGACCCTAGACGATCCACAGGAGTTTTGGTCAGTTTTAGAAGCCGTATTACCAGATGTTTTAGTCTTAGATGTGAACATCCCCCCCTTTGATGGAATAGAAATTTGTCAGGCTCTCCGTAGCTACCCTCAATGGCAACGTTTACCAGTTTTGTTTTTAAGCGCTGTAAGCGATCGGCATACGCAAAACCTAGCTTTTAGTGTCGGTGCTGACGACTATTTATGTAAGCCGATCTCAGGTATCGATCTGGCTAACCGTATTCGTAATCGACTACAAAGAATTAGTGCATATAAGTGAGAGACAGCACAAAGCACTGTCTCTCATATCAAGAAACTGCTCTATAGCAAATGGCGTTATCGTATTTGGAGATTAATAGGTTTTAGCCTTATTAGCAGCATCTTTAAGATTGCTATTAAAGAACATAGGAATGAACTTCTCAACAAAAGCAGAAGGATCTTTTTCCCATGCTTTCTTAAAGAGATCGATTCTAGTCTTTTGCAATTCAGCAGAGAACAATGTCTCAGGTAGTTGATCGAGCAGATATTGAGGGCGTTCCCATAGAGGAAGGGTATCTGCAATTTTTAACAAATTCTCAAGACGACGAACTTCTGCACCAGCGAGAACATCCATTTCTGATTCAAAGGCAGCTTGCTCGATCGCTACATATTTGCGTTTAGCCGCCTCGACTTTAGCGTGGTGAGCCTCACTCTTTTTGCTAATCTCAGCAAGCTTGCGATTGCCCCAACGCACATGGGCTGCCTCTTCAGGCAGGATTTTCTCAATGGTTTCACGGATTTTGACATTTTCGGGAGTCTGTTCCGCCTTCTTTAGAGAACGAATATGCGCGGCAAAATATTCACAACCACGCTTTTCCGCAACATTGATTCCAGCCAAGGCATCGATCACGAAGTCTTCGGGATCGGAAATTGGATATTTGCTCAAACGCGAAAATTCATCAATATACAAAGTTCCATCGGGTGTACCGATCTCCTCACCTAGATCGTAGAGTAAATCAGTCAACCATGCAGCATGACGGGCTTCATCAGATACGTGATGAGAAAGGTCTTGAATTAAATCACGAGGCTTGCCATCGAGGAATTCAATTAGTCCAGTCAAGTCTTTGCAGCTACGTTGTTCGCTAAAGCGATAGCGATTTAGCGTCTTCATGTGGATTTCACGCTGACGCACAACATTATCAAGGATATCTTCGGCGCTGAGTTGACCGCGAAATTTACGAGGATATGCAACAGTCATTTTTTAAACCTAGATGGATAATAGCGATAGGATAAACGGCACATACACCTATTTATCCTATAAAGATTTTAAACTGATTTGTAAAGAAGTGTGAAGACTGAACCTATATCTACTCCCTATGACTGGCTCGATCGCTCCTTAGACTCCATTCACAAAGCTAATTGGTATCGTTCTACGCAGACTATCACCAGCAAGGCAGGAACAATCGCCACCATTGATGGGCGCGAAATGCTGATGTTTGCCAGCAATAACTATCTAGGACTAGCAGGCGATCGCCGTTTGATTGAGGCTGCCATTAGCGCAACGGAAATCTACGGCACTGGCGCAACGGGATCACGCTTGGTAACGGGGCATCTTGCCCTACATGAAGAATTAGAAACAGCGATCGCCGATCTGAAAAATACAGAAGCAGCTTTAGTCTTTAGCTCTGGTTATTTAGCAAATTTGGGGACAATTTCGGCAATTGTAGGACAGAGGGATTTGATTTTAGGTGATGAATATAATCACTCCTGTTTAAAAAAAGGAGGGGTACTCAGTGGAGCAACCGCGATCGATTATCAACATCTAAATTTAGCTGACCTCACTGCTAAATTGCAGGATCATCGAGCTAAATATCGGCGTTGTTTGATTACTACCGACAGCGTATTCAGTATGGATGGCGACCTTGCACCATTACGAGAAATTATGGACTTAGCTAACCAATATGACTGTATGGTCTTAGTTGATGAGGCGCATGGTACGGGAGTATTTGGCGATCGCGGTGGCGGCTTGACAAATGCGTTAGGAATTCAGCAGAACTTAATCCAAGTGGGAACCCTCAGTAAAGCTTTAGGAAGTTTGGGGGGCTATGTCGCAGGCTCAGCAAAATTAATCGACTATCTCCGCAATCGAGCCGCAACTTGGATCTATACAACGGGACTCTCGCCTGCGGATACGGGTGCAGCGATCGCGGCAATTAATATCGTCATAACAGAAACTATTCGCCGTCAGCAGCTTTGGCAAAATGTGGAGACTGTGAAACAGGGTTTACAGGATTTGGGTATACAAGCGATCGCCTTAGATTCCCCAATTATGGCGATCGAAGTTGGCGATATCCCACAAACCCTGAAAATGGCTAAACACTTACGGGATAATGGAATCTTTGCCCCTGCCATCCGTCCGCCCACTGTTCCCACACCACGTATCCGCCTCACCTTGATGGCAAGCCATACTCTCAGCCAAATTCATTTTTTGATGCAATGTTTACAAGTTTGGTAAATCTTGACATTCAGACCATGATCTTCATGACTAGCCTTGATGCGATGTTGCAAGTATCAATGCTCGTCTTTTTATGCTTTTTGGTAAATCAATATCGAGGCATTAAAACCTATACAATCGGCAAAATTTTTACAATATCGAGCTATTTCATCACTTTCAGCAAAGTTTTTCCAGTATCTGCCACATTAATTACTGCTGGGCTATTCCTCTTAATGGGTAGTTGTATTACATGTATCGCTATAGCTCAATTTACTGGTCAAAAAATTAAGTTCCATTACTTTCTCCTATTCAATCTTCTATTTATCGGAATTCAATCATATTTTGTAATTTTCCAAGATATTTTTCTATTCAAAACTATTACCCAATCAGTTTTTCAGATCGCAATCTTTGCCCTATCTATTTACTATTTGCGATCGCATTCCCATACAAGTTTTGTTGGCTCAGCTAGATTTATGGTGAGCATTATGGCTGGTTTAATACTGTCATTAATAGCCAGAATTATCATCCTGATTCAGAATCCACCTGAAAATCTATATGCACATACCGAGATTAATTCCGCCTCATTACTCATCATTTTTATCTTCACTTTTTTGATGACGGCTGGTTTTATCATGATGGTATGCCAGAGGCTCTATTACGATTTACATCAGGCAGCTAATACTGACGTACTAACTCATCTGCTCAATCGCAGGGCAATGATGCAGAAACTTGAGAAAGAAATCAATCATTTCTATCGTAGCGATCGCCCTTTTGCCATTATCTTGATCGATGTTGATTTTTTTAAGCGCGTTAATGATGTTTATGGACATGATGGCGGTGATACAGTTCTCATGCACCTTGCCCAGATTCTACAAACAAAAATGCGGCATATTGATTCGGCTAGTCGTTGGGGAGGGGAAGAGTTTTTGATTTTGTTACCTGATACGACACTCTATAAAGCGCAGGAAATTGCCGAGCGATTACGCTCCTACATAGAAGCTAACCCCACCCAATCCAATATTCAAATCACCATTAGTTTAGGAATAGCCGTAATTCGTCAGCATGGGAATTCTTTAGAAAGCTTAATTACGGCTGCGGATCATGCTTTATATGAAGCCAAAAGAACTGGGCGTAATCGTGTAGTTGTTGCCCAAGCATAAAGAAAGGGAGGTAAAGCCTCCCTTTCTTTATGCTTTTTGCACCTAAAATGCTATCGGAATTATGCGTTAGTTGCGGCGGCTGCACGAGCAGCGGCTGCCTCATCGGGATGAATACCCAGACGAGTGAGATTAAAGCGTCCACGACTATCAACTTCGCGGATTTTAATCAGGACTTCATCACCAACGGCAACTTCATCTTCGACTTTGCCAACCCGTCCTTCGGCAAGTTGCGAGATATGCACCATTCCTTCCTTTCCAGGGAGAAACTCAACAAATGCGCCAATGGGAATGATCCTTGTGACTTTGCCCAGATAGACATCACCTGAACCGACGCGACGAGTCATATTTTCGATAATGCGTTTCGCCTTGAGCGCACCTTCACCACTCATCGAGGAGATCATGACCGTGCCATCATCTTCGATATCAATCTTGGCTCCCGTTTCTTCGGTGATACCCTTGATATTTTTACCTCCAGGTCCAATGATCATGCCGATTTGTTCAGGATCGATGCGAATGGTCAGCAAGCGTGGTGCATA from Pseudanabaena sp. Chao 1811 encodes the following:
- a CDS encoding GxxExxY protein gives rise to the protein MREAISEGVNQVAKEIVDSAFRVHSTLGAGLLESVYEICLEHELRKRGIRVERQVPIPVIYDGIRLEAGFRLDLLVNNCVIVELKAVEYVLPVHTAQLMTYLKLTKHRLGLLINFNVPLIKDGIKRIAL
- a CDS encoding DUF455 domain-containing protein encodes the protein MTVAYPRKFRGQLSAEDILDNVVRQREIHMKTLNRYRFSEQRSCKDLTGLIEFLDGKPRDLIQDLSHHVSDEARHAAWLTDLLYDLGEEIGTPDGTLYIDEFSRLSKYPISDPEDFVIDALAGINVAEKRGCEYFAAHIRSLKKAEQTPENVKIRETIEKILPEEAAHVRWGNRKLAEISKKSEAHHAKVEAAKRKYVAIEQAAFESEMDVLAGAEVRRLENLLKIADTLPLWERPQYLLDQLPETLFSAELQKTRIDLFKKAWEKDPSAFVEKFIPMFFNSNLKDAANKAKTY
- a CDS encoding class I SAM-dependent methyltransferase, which codes for MSDPKVSEAVAKLYNTYPFPPEPLLDEPPPGYNWRWNWQAAYNFCTGQKPTKNDIRVLDAGCGSGVSTEYLVHLNPEAHVVGIDLSEGTLAVAKERCKRSGATRAEFHHLSLFDADQLEGEFDLINSVGVLHHTADPIRGIQALANKLAPGGLLHIFVYGELGRWEIRLMQEAITLLQGDKRGDYVDGVKIGREIFANLPETNALRRRETERWAAENQQDACFADMYVHPQELNYNVNTLFELIDASGLEFLGFSNPQVWDLNRLIGKAPDLIERSQHLTERQRYRLIEVLDPHTISHYEFFLARPPLEKKTWQVDAELLRAIPEPSPCIYGWRDSLHFFDYNYQLVKISDSAWKFLLATDDNQNKGQTVAQILESVEATLEDVRSLQQQQIILLTPQ
- a CDS encoding response regulator transcription factor, with amino-acid sequence MKILLIEEDEILIANLTKHLTAHHYIVDVVKDSETAWSYGSTFEYDLFIFDITSQSLNGINLCHRFRVEGYMMPILLITENSSKVKINGLDAGADDCVVKPFDMSELIARVRALLRRSNASSFPLLVWGDLLLNPSTCEVSYNSQPLTLTNKEYELLELLLRDSQHLLSADEILDRLWSSDDFPSEATVRSHIRRLRHKLVQAGAPSDFVATVHGRGYYLKAPDKSPDLESAKTSQISNLPDLSGVDFPLTPIVANSSLSFTIKQPQAAIKLMVVDDDIDYLRSLPELLAPWEFKVTTLDDPQEFWSVLEAVLPDVLVLDVNIPPFDGIEICQALRSYPQWQRLPVLFLSAVSDRHTQNLAFSVGADDYLCKPISGIDLANRIRNRLQRISAYK
- a CDS encoding ABC transporter ATP-binding protein; this encodes MAPVRLCGVTKKFAENTVLREIDLEVADREFLVLVGPSGCGKSTLLRLIAGLEEVTDGSIYLGDRQINHLPPKVRDIAMVFQSYALYPHMTVYNNIAFGLRRQRSRNLYPLAWLSPSSKKQKSEIDQRVQQVAESLQISHLLSRKPKELSGGQKQRVALGRAIARNPQVFLMDEPLSNLDAQLRSDTRSQIVQLQKQLQVTTIYVTHDQVEAMTMGDRIVVLNKGDIQQVDTPLNIYRQPANVFVAGFMGSPPMNFLPVQVDSNGSLHGESLHQPIFINELSINQIGRDRAFTLGFRPEDLQPTTAENAHLEGTVELVEALGSETIVLLKLANSEIRARVSADTSLEYHWQIGDRSFWRFELHKLYAFDADSGVTLHHPYSKV
- the bioF gene encoding 8-amino-7-oxononanoate synthase yields the protein MKTEPISTPYDWLDRSLDSIHKANWYRSTQTITSKAGTIATIDGREMLMFASNNYLGLAGDRRLIEAAISATEIYGTGATGSRLVTGHLALHEELETAIADLKNTEAALVFSSGYLANLGTISAIVGQRDLILGDEYNHSCLKKGGVLSGATAIDYQHLNLADLTAKLQDHRAKYRRCLITTDSVFSMDGDLAPLREIMDLANQYDCMVLVDEAHGTGVFGDRGGGLTNALGIQQNLIQVGTLSKALGSLGGYVAGSAKLIDYLRNRAATWIYTTGLSPADTGAAIAAINIVITETIRRQQLWQNVETVKQGLQDLGIQAIALDSPIMAIEVGDIPQTLKMAKHLRDNGIFAPAIRPPTVPTPRIRLTLMASHTLSQIHFLMQCLQVW
- a CDS encoding GGDEF domain-containing protein, translated to MFTSLVNLDIQTMIFMTSLDAMLQVSMLVFLCFLVNQYRGIKTYTIGKIFTISSYFITFSKVFPVSATLITAGLFLLMGSCITCIAIAQFTGQKIKFHYFLLFNLLFIGIQSYFVIFQDIFLFKTITQSVFQIAIFALSIYYLRSHSHTSFVGSARFMVSIMAGLILSLIARIIILIQNPPENLYAHTEINSASLLIIFIFTFLMTAGFIMMVCQRLYYDLHQAANTDVLTHLLNRRAMMQKLEKEINHFYRSDRPFAIILIDVDFFKRVNDVYGHDGGDTVLMHLAQILQTKMRHIDSASRWGGEEFLILLPDTTLYKAQEIAERLRSYIEANPTQSNIQITISLGIAVIRQHGNSLESLITAADHALYEAKRTGRNRVVVAQA